The Mauremys reevesii isolate NIE-2019 linkage group 7, ASM1616193v1, whole genome shotgun sequence genome includes the window TCTCTTCACCCCCAAATAGTGATGAAAAGAAATACAGGACATTGCCATGAGCCTACCAAATTTCTCCATGCAAAATGTGACAACAGATATTGACCAAAATACCTGAGTCAGAGAGAGTTGACTTCTCATTTGCACTTTCTCCCTTTTGTCCTTTTTCGCCTTGTGGTCCTTGATCTCCTTTTGTTCCCTGAGGTCCTGCCTTTCCAGGGAAACCCTGCAAACCCCTCAGTCCTGCTCCTAGTGTTTGGTTAAAAAGAAAGCAGTTAGCAAAAatattcccaaccagctctactgggATATTTAAAATTGGACTggacaaagcagtcaataattcACTTTAGGAAACAAACCTGCTGTGAGATCTACAAATGAGCTCTAACATCTGTGATTCTGTGAGAATAACTGTTAATCAACTATTCTTATGAGAAATCACATATACATGGAATAGCATTATAAATGCATTACAGTGCTTTTAAACatgggccccgatcctgcaagcaGATCCTGTGCAAGCAGATCCCCACATCTGTAGAGCACCAAGTAGAAGTTAATGAGGCTCTGACTAGGCACGAGGGCCTGCCTGCGTGGAACAGCCTGCAGGGCTTCTGCCAAAGCTAGAGGGGAAAGTGAAATTGATGGATGCTTTTTCTCATGATGGGGCATAAGAGCATATTTAAAAGCagccagaggagagagagaacattTAAAGTTCTAAGAGAGAGACAGAATCCGAGAAGGACCCAGGGAAGGCAGAAGACAAAGGATGATAGTGCCAAGGGGACTGATAGACGGGTCACAGATATAATCTTGGTAAATGATTACAGCACTTTACCTTGGTCTCCCTTTTCTCCTTTGGGACCCTCTTTCCCATCTCTTCCATCTCTGCCTGGTAAACCATTGGTTCCAGGAGCACAACATTGAATGACTGGGCATGAATTCATGTTTATTTATATCCACACCTGATGCCATCATCAACGCCATGGCCAGAACCAGAGCTTTGAAAGGCTGACAGAGATGCATTGTCAAGCCTGTAGATCTGTGACTAATAAAAAAGGAATAATCACATAAGCACCTGTACATAGGTTGTTCTATCGTCACTGTGTAGGAGATACACCTCCAAGGTCAAGATTCTTAGGACCTGGTTCTCAATtgcactaaggcccctttacaccatgCTAGCAGTGTAAAAGAGCCTTAAAAAGAGTGACGGCAGGATAGTAGTGAGGGGAGGTTTCTGAGAGCTATTTGGGCCTTGTTGATTCATATTGTGAGCAGTGATTGGGGAAGGGGAAGATTTGGAAGTTCAGTTCAAAGAAGCCCAATAAGAGCTACAAGATAAAGAATCTGGGAGGCCCCAGGTTTAGTCCGTAGTCTGTTGTAGACTACACGATGAAGTCTATAGCAGATCATAGATGTTAGAAAGGGAAAACACCTATTAGAATAGGTCTTCCAGGCGATCATCCATGATTTTATTAGTGTTATTAGTGTTATCTTATTAGTGTTGTGTTATGTTCTatcttattttaaatgtaaaagtaCTATGGGCTTTGTTCTCCTGAAGGACTCATATGGAATTTGAACCAGGGACAGCTCAAACTCAAAGGCAGAAATCTAAACCAACCAGCTATTGTGCCTGAACGTGTGATTAGGGCTCCACAGATATCAGGAGTGAACTACATCCAGTCACATTCTTTTCATCTACATAGATGCTCATCAATAATCCcaatgcaaataaaaaataaattaaaatacgAGTTTGAGGCATTGTTTCCATGTAACTGCTGCCTGATTGCTTCCCAATTAATACTTGATGGGCAATTGAATTTTGCATGTAAATAAGGTATGTCACTGTCTCATTATCATCCCTGAAGTATTCTTGGATTCCATGCATGGTGACTCCAAGGGGCATATATCAAAGCAATGAGAACAACAGAAGTCATTGTGTGGCTAATTCTCTGCAAAAGGTACTCACTAATTGAGCTTGATTAATGAGTCTCTAATTTGAGGCAATCAAGTCCAGGAATTAAAGAATTTTGTATAGAGCTGAAATAAACAGCAAACTGCCATGAATATCATTTTACTTCAACTTTTAGGTCGTTGGGCCAAATACTGAAAGCCAGcgattctcctctcacatctGCCAGACAGTGAGAAATCAGGAGTAATGCCAGTTAAGTCAGTGAAGATCTAGTTTGAATAAAACTTGTGTAACGGAGAAGATAATTCAGCccaatgggacttttgccattaacttcagtgggacctgGATTTAGTGCTCTTTCTTTTTAAGCTTCACAAAAAGTTATCCAATCCTTAGCCCGACTCCCATATTTCCTTTCCCCAAAGATTAATGCACAGTCCTTCCACAGAGCTAGAAACAAAACATACTTCTGGACCTACTTGTGGAGAACTGAGCTCCTTGGCACTAGCTAACAGACCACTGACCCCCAGAGCTAACAATGTGATCTAGGAAATCACAGCCTTGTTTcttcctgctctaaccattagagaaCATTTTGTTGGGAGTTGGGAATAGACACGACTCAGGCGTGATAATTTGCTAATCTTCCAACAAAAAGTGTTAATCTCAAATCTTCACTGGCTGCCCATGCACTCCTCCCTTCATCTCcaaacaaggaaacagtgagaaatTAAGAGAAACAAGAAAAGTGAGCACTGAAGGAAAAACTCATTGCAACCCATTGTTCAATAACAGCTGATGAGGCCATAGGGTAACAGTGAggacaatttcaaaataaaaaaagttattCAGCTCGCCAAAAAACCCCTGATGCTGCCCCTCCAAAAATTCTCCCTCACCTACTCCCTCCCTTTGCTATTTGCCTGCTCATCTGCCAGTGCTTAAGACTCCTACTGATGTTTTGCAGCTTGCCTGCCCTGGCATCCCACACAGACGTACCCTCTTATTtggttctctgctgctgctttgttcctCTCACTTCCATACACAGAGAGCTGAAGTGCCTGCCTAGCTATTGCAAAATGGTGGTGGGACTCTCTGGCTGGTCCCATCACTCCCTGTGCAGCACCCCAGAAAAGTCCTGAAGATTTTCTGTCCCAACACCCCTGCTGATGGTTTAGGTAAGAAGCACAAATGGCTGCTCTTCTTGTATTGACTTTTTCCATTTTCCCCCCAAGTGCTGATTCCTCAACCGAAGGGAACAGGCAAAGAATAGCTTTTCACAGAAATAGCAAAAAGATAGATCTACCAcacttactcatgttgagtaataCCCTACTCCATGAGAATTTCCAGTGGTTTCAATGGGGATTTCTCATGGAGTAAagtactactcagcatgagtaagggtgaCAGAATTTGACACCAACTCTTTAAGAGAGTTATACCAGAGTGTGtcagaacagaatttggtcccaAGTGATGCAGTGATACTCCCCACTTATCCAAGATACAGTAAGAAATAGTTGAGAAAAAAGAGACATCTACTTACTCTATGCAGTGCTTAGTACTCTTTAAAAAACAGAAGTGGAATAAATGCAACATAAAGAGACATTTCTCACTGCCAGTTATAAGGGAAGCTAGGTGAAGAGAGACAGACTTTCTGGAATGACTGTTCACGATTAGCTTTGAAAATGAGTAGCAGACAGAATCTCATATTTCAGTAGGTGAAGTTCAATAGATCTTTTTGTTGTACCATCAATAAGCCACCTATGGAACAATCTGTGTTCATGGTGACACAGCCAAGTACTTTGACTACAATTCATCAACATATAGACACCCACCAACATatagacacccacccaccactgACACCAAGGGCGAGGGGACAGGCAACTGAGGCCACTGCCCCAGACCTGGGCTTAAAGGTAAGGTAAGGAAGGGGAGCTGAGACTGGCATTACCTCAATGGCAGGTCTAGGGTGCTGCAATTACTTTGGAGAGCCAATAGAGGGGGTGAGTGCTGGTGGAGACTGCCTCCTGTCTGCACTCACACTGGGCCGCCCAGAGCGgggggcaagtagggcaatttcccccaggccccacaggggccccgcgagccctggcctgacggcggtctgggtcttcggtggcatttcggcagcagggggcccttcagtgctgctgaagacacggagcaactgaagggccccccgctgccaaaatgcagccgaagacccggaccaccgctgggtgagtacaagcgccgcagctcccctgctttgctccaggccccctgaatcctctgggcaaccGTGCACTCACACAGCACCAGAAGCCCTGACCAGCCCACTGCTGCCATGGAACGATTACATTGGCACAGAGACAAGGGTGGACAGAaacagagggagaggagagaacagAAATTGGTAAGAGGGGCCAGAGAGAAGGGGGAACAGCGAATGGGGACAATACGCTGGGTGAGGGGACAGAGGCCAGCAGTAGGAGAAGGAAACACCCAGGGAGTCGGGACAGGTGAAGGATTGAATGCTCTTAGGCAAGAGGGAGTGGAGCAAAGAGATTGGTACGGGATTGTTGACTCTGTGGGACAGGACCACAGTAGCCCTGATTCTGCTTCTGGGCTTGGGCCCTGGAAATCCCAGTGGCAGCCCCATTGACACAAGAGTCACAACAAATGGCCGTTATCCCAGACGCCTGAGACTCTAAAGGAGAAATTGCACAAATTCAGCTATTAGGGGAAATTTATCTCCAAATggagtcatcatcatcatcattatcacCTTTCTCGTGCTGAGGTCACTGGGAAGCAGCAAGACCCAGAAATCAGCCAGTCACACCTGCTTGCAGAATAACTGCCTGAATTCTTTCTGACCCACTGTATCCAAACCGGAAAGTGAAGGCTTTAGTTTGCTCAAATTTTAATAATTACCTACCAGCACCTACTTTTACTTGCCCAATACACAATGAAGCGATGTGACACACTGCCAGCTTATCTGAGGGATGATGTAACTGAATGCAGTGTACAAGAAACCTTAAGAAATCCAGTGGATTTCTCCCTAGCTGCATAAGGAAGCAATGTAAGACTTGCTAATAGAGGCAGTGAAAAGGTATTGACAATACTTATTGACAAAAGGTATTCCCGTGTTATCACTGTCCTTGCACAACTCTAGGGACTGAACACTGAACCTGATATCTCACCATTTACTGGTACTGGATGTGGTTTTTAGGAAAATATTTGCTGTTGACTGCTTCACCTCATGCAGACCTTGGCCACActgcagtttaatttaaaaacatccaccccctttcccccgccCTCGCCCAATGCTGCACATTTCTATCCTTATCACGTTTCCCCCTCTCATTCCAGTAACTGGAGCTGCTTTTGTGTAAGGAAATCAAAGAGTACACAACATCCTTGTCCTAACACTGTACCATTTGACAACATCCAGCTATGTTTGGCATTCCCTGCAGCATGGTCTTAACTAGCCATGGGAAATATTTGCCTTGCTAAAAAGCTCTTTGATTATTTTTGTTTACTGATGAACAGTAGGGTACGTAAGATCAGCTGCTGGTAAAAGGTAGTAAGCAATCAAGGCCATTTTAAATTCATTTCTTCACTGCTGTGTGCTTTCTAAGTGCCAGGCACCAGCTGGCAGTATGGAAGGAGGTTGGATGTCTCATTGGTGGTTAGAGAGAAGAGCAGCTTGTATGGTGGGGTTGATTGGAGCGCTGGTTGTGGGGAACAGTTGATGGCCATTGAAATGGGAAGGGTTGGCATTGCCATGGGCATCTTTGTGTAATGAATCAAAGCCACAGGGATAAGATATTATGCTGAGATGCAGGAGTGACTGGCAGTAGCAGTGGCTATGCCACCTCTGCCAACTTCACACAACCTGGCCCACGGTATCCATGTACCTCCTTACTCTAGATTTCTCGCCCTAGTAGGGAGCTAGTTCCAATAGCAGGGTCATCTCCTTCCCCATGGTTTAGTTTCTGGGTCCTGAAGTTCTCTCAGGCCAGGGGAGAAGTCCCTTAGCTGGCCGCTCAGGTTGTCTGTTGATGGCCAACCACTTGGTGTTTTGGCTCATGGGGAGAGAAGGCAGAGTCTGGGGAAAGGTTCTGGAGATAGACACTAAAGAGCTGAGTGAATGATTGATTTTTCAGTGTAAGGGTCAAACCAAAACCCTTaatttgacccaaaacaatttcCCCCCCTTAGCTAAATTTCTAAATGAAGCACTGTTCTGAAACAAGAagtctaaatgtttcattttgaaatgatagGAACAAAAAGTTGTAATGTTTTCATAgaaatttgcctttttttggctgaaactatttGACAAAGGTGACCTGAATTTATGAATAGTTTCAGTGTTCCCACCCcccccaaatgattttttttgtgaaTTTACTATTTGCTGAAAAAAATCGCCCAGTTGTAATCCAAACACACAAACATAGGTCTAGTTTGCATGTAAAATGTTACATCAGTTTAACTGAATAGACTGCAATAAAATTGATCTAGTTAAACCAGTGCGACCCTTGGGATGCGACTCAAATGCTTCTAGAGTTCTCCATTTCAACAGTGACTTATTAAAAGGTTGTAACAAGCAGATCCTAGATATTGAAATGCCTGTAAATAGAGATGGAAGGGAATCCTGAAATTTCAATTCTGCCACTTGAACTTTCATCCCAAGTCCCTGCCTGTCAAGCTAATAATGCATTGCCAGGTGGCTCTATATGGAACAAAAGTGACAGCTTGTAGCCTTTTAAGTTAGAAACATGCCATGTGTCTAGTTCCCATGGATTTCCCAGGATGGATCCTTGTATGGAACAGGGGAATCTGAAAATGAGTGGGCATCAACCATTTCACAGCATTTGTAATATATCCCCAGTTTTAACCAGCTCAGTACACTAATCAGTGTTGCATGATTATTTTATTGGACTAGTTTTTCACATACAGTAGACAGCTGTATGCTTTACATTACTGAGGCAGCACAATGTCCAAAATGTAGGGCTACTGTAAATTGATATAATTAGCAATATGTAAAGCTGTATGTACATTTGTACTAAGTGACAAATAACCAAAATGGCAGGTAGATTAATATTCACAAATTATTAAATGTTTTTCTGCACAGGATTTGTCATTCCACTTGCCACTTGAATTCACTTCTACACAGTCCTCTATTCCTTCATAATTATTTGGTTCATTAGATGCCCAGTTGGAGTATCCTAATGCTTCACCATTTAGATGCTTAAATGTGCCTTCTGTCTGTATGTCATTTATTCCAAGAAATGGCATTTTTTTATGCCTGGCTGCTATTTGTTGGATGGCGCTGTTCTCTGCAGAATTCCTTGGAGAAGCAAGCAGGCCACCAGCTTGGGAACACGCAGCTTTTGAAGTCTCAAAGTTGCCTTCGGAGCCCTCAGTTTTGAATATTTTTTCACCGACAGTTATGCCATTTGGGAAAAGCAGAACTAGGAAGACACATTAGCAGAGTACATCCACGTTACTTTCATCATTCTGTAATGGggaagctgcttctgggagcttaCATAGGAAAAGAGGGTTCTTTTGTGACTAACCCTAATATCAGAACTCTGTGTACAGATGCACAGCTATTTTTGCGGATGTGTTCTGATGCCAGGGCAGCTGAGTCCTATTAGCTTCAAACCAGGAGTTTAGAAAGGGTTTAATCTTTTATTGAGAGACCCAGATGCAGAGACTAAGGGCCCCCGAAGCGAAAACCCTTGAAACAAGCACACAGGAGTAATCTTACAGTTGatgtattattgttatttaaGGACTGGATAGTGAGTTTTGGCACAGCTCTGAAGGAGGGTATGTATGTACGGTGAACTATCCACGAACAGTCCTGAGATACACTGGGGCTCAGagtcacccctcctccccccgtttCCTCCTTATTCCTGGTGCGTAGTAATTTACCACCAATAAATCACTATTCATGCTGCACTGGCACAGTTAGTCTGGTCAGCAAGAAGGGTGGAATGGAGCCAAGGTTCTGTCCctttcacttctctctctctgcccacctGCTCCAGGGAAGAAGTAAGCAGGTGAGTGGCCTCCCTTGAGCAGATGTATAGTGAGTTACAATCCTACCCAGATGAATAATAGAAGGTGAACCCCAGAGGTGGGGTAAGTTTGGGGATTCTTCTTTTGTGTCCACACACTGTGTGAGGAGCAGGGTGAGGACAtcatgtgcacatgcacacaccagggccgcccagagggaggggggcaagaggggcaatttaccccaggccccgggccccacaggggcccccacaagagtttttcgggggccctggagcggggtccttcactcgctccggggggggggcagaaaactcgcggggcccgggcctcCGGAGCTTCTTTGCtgccggtcttcgccggcggggggtccttccgctccggggcggaaggaccccccgctggcgaattaccgccgaagcgggacccgccgctggagtgcagctcggtcttcggcagtaattcggtggcggggggcccttccgttcagggacccgccgccgaagtgccccggagacccgcggtgggggccccccaccgccgaattaccgctgaagaccgggctgcacttcggcggcaggggagGCCCCTGGGGCactgcggcggcgggtcccggaacggaagggccccccgccgctgaagaccccaggcccccggaatcctctgggcggccctggcacacACATGGACAGCTGGATAACATGAGTAAACACTGGAGCAGTACTACTGTAAGCTGTAGTGTTTTTGGCATAGAAGTGTAGCACTTATTCATATTGTTACACCCATCGAGAGGGGTAGGGCACAGGGAGAAGACTGCGGCCATAATACTTTCAGCTCAATTTGCATTAGTACATGTCCTTATATATTATTAAgagcctgctcctgctgaagccaatggtagctttgccactgactttgatgggagcagaagcaggcccCACCTGCTGTAAAGATCACAGAGCAATTATCTCCCACTCTATTTTTGGCCACATGATAGCTAAACTGACATATTGGACTCAGCATGGATTCTATACAAATAACACTTTTGTAGTCTAAGAACCACCTTAGATTGGAACTTAGCACATGATCCATTAGTTATCCTCCATGTACAGAAATTTAAGAAAAGGCTTGAAGGGATTAGATTTTTCttggtaaatgtcaataaatGTAAATTTCACCATACAAATACAAGTTGACAAAAATAATTCCTTAGACGATAATAGAAATTTATGGATagtcaaagtaagaaaaatgctgcttgtgaacttagagtttgatttaatgatatttactttgtatattatAACGTGTTGTTGATGGTTTGTGTTTTAATGCTTAAAATGCTTTacatttttgaatctcaacatctattgccattaaataattattgtctgacccccataatttcctacaactgtgaaaatttaaatagataaaaacagaaaatatgcTTAAACTCCATAATTAT containing:
- the LOC120409607 gene encoding pulmonary surfactant-associated protein D-like translates to MHFHAFPLLGMSLVREYSSSQCTCEEKANTCTFIPCGIPGSNGLPGRDGKEGPKGEKGELGLRGTQGLPGKAGPSGPKGERGSVGERGPTGPNGCQELDHLKTQLRELQAQLKDLQATVSKAQKVLLFPNGITVGEKIFKTEGSEGNFETSKAACSQAGGLLASPRNSAENSAIQQIAARHKKMPFLGINDIQTEGTFKHLNGEALGYSNWASNEPNNYEGIEDCVEVNSSGKWNDKSCAEKHLIICEY